TTATCAGgtaagaaatttcgaggacgaaattttcatAAGGGAGGGAGGgggagttgtaatagcccgtttatAAGTGGTATCGGATAGTGGTTTTAGGGccacaaatccaacgagtaagttcgtaaattttattatttaatatttatgagtcaagtattgtattaaaatcaattttgaatgggcaatttatgctatttgaatttaTGCTATTCAaatagttttagaaaatgaggtattaggacctcgtttctataaactaagctgtaaatattttattaaatatttacggagtgctattaaggttgtattaaagtttcgttaagaaattttaatgtttaaatggttaatttggtaaaaatgactaaattataaaaggtgtaaaagttgaattctatagtTAAAAAGGGTTAAATGATTATGGAAAGATAAACTAATGGACTTAGATGATAATTATACCAATTTATTTTATAGTGGATGGCTTTGATGAgtaaatgcatgaaattttgttagttttaaaggaaaaattagtaatttaaaaagttagtaacataaattaaaaagaaaacaaatgtgGTCATCTTTTTGCTTGAGTAAAATGAGTGACGAAAGTTTAATGGGAGAGGATTGAAGGTTGGATCGAACACATTTCTTGCATGCTTGGGATATTGAGgtttgtttttaataattattatatttttgaaattgttgcaagttaatctagctaactcgggaatcaatttgttaaattatccaatgtttagaattttactATGGGTGgatttgaaatgtttttgaaagattatgataGAATCTTAAGCTTAgttgttaaataggactatttttgtaaagtaatttttggtaatttaatGTTCAAGATATCAATAACCTCCATTCTCTCATTTTCACTTTCACTTCCAAAGttcaaattaaatctcaaataaaaaatccacTATGAatctaccaaaaaaaaaaccactGTGAATCTATAAAAATCACAATTGCAGCGAGAAATTTTCGATTGAGCCCATTCATACTTGAATATTTAtgtactcttaatttattttcaatttacttgtgTAAAATGATGTATTATGtaactttatattaattgaaatatgctaTTTGAAAAATTTATTAAGAGTGtaacataattatcactaatttacatacCAAGAATATGATACAATTATCACTAAGAATACAGTTTACAATTATATCGGtacactattaatatttatcaatttccacaagattaatatttgcaaataagaaacttaagaaatttgtttatttaaatttaaaaaaatattcactaattattttctataatagATGTTTTAATTCCTTGATAATAGTcctttatttcaataatttcacccaataaagactaaaatattataaacaaataaatacttaacaataaaaCGTATTATGCTCTTATTtgtcattttataaatattaacttttaaCTATCAGTTAAGTTTTACTGaacacttttaaataaataattaatagaatcaGTTGATCAAACCAGCTACTGTAATCAATTATCAACTATTAGCTAATTGCCAAACAGGATCTATATCGAAAGATTTTTGTGAAGAGAGGATTATAACATATCGTGATCCAGCTAGTTGTTAACCGTGTCCGAGAACTATTCGTACAAGACGAGACCTGGTGGAGTTTCATTTAAAGCACCGGCGATGAAATTTGCAGTTTGATTACGCTCTCTTTAACTTTATATCTATAACTACTATTAAAagataatttgttttaaaaaaaatactagtaTAAAAGTTATCGCAGTTATTCATAatgcttaatttaaaatttaaagaggctGTTTGAAAGACATTTCAGCATCCACAAAACTTTTAATTTGAAGGGTAAAAAAGGTAAAATGTTTCCTTCATAtccttattatattatttttaaattgaaaacgtgattattttaatattttttattatgaagactgtataatatttatttattatattgtgTCTTGATTCAcaatatatttatacataaattgttttatagtgatttaatCTAGAAAGAAAATTAAGTAACTGTCgagttttcattttttattataaatttatataactttttacatgttaataatttattatatatttattgacAGGTTTATGCATTTGTGAAGTGTTCATTTCATTGCATgacatttttagttattttaatttttgtttttaatgttttaatttattccataatttgtataatttttaatttaccgTTTTAgaaattgaatgatgatatataacatatatattattattagtattatatttAAAGATTTAGTCAAGGCTTCAATAATGCTAAACAAACTAATTAATAGTAGACAAAAACAACGATTAAAAAATaccttaattataataaatttcttTTGAGGGCCGATTTCTTTTAGTAAAGATCTCAAAGTGTTGTTTATTTTGAGTAGACAAATTCTTCAATGGGTTGATGTTTTCTCTAAATCAAGTTGAGGTTTTGTCTTCTGATTTTGTCCAAAAACTGTATCAAAGGTGAGATTCACAGAGTGAGAGCACCTCATCAAATTAAGACATGTGTGGCGTACAACCTCCTACTAGGGGCACATGAGCGTCGTGTGCATAGTTGGGCTTGAACCACTTGATCAAGTGGTAGTATATTAGATGCTATTTAAGGGTTCATACCTTACCTTGTACTCGACGCTTCGATCCAACATGACATTTTTACTTTGTGAATTCCAATTTGGGAGACAAAAGCCCAACTCGACGCTAAGACAATACTGACCCATTGAGGGGTCCATTATTCTGGACAAATGACACTTCAGATACTTATTCAAAATGTATCAATATCCCTCTACAACTTCATATATAACAAACTATCTTACGGAGAAATAGATTCATCATTACACTATTCAAATTTTCTCTTACAAACATCAATGAAATAACAGTGAAGACAAATTAAGGAAAGGAGCCAAAGAAGAGCCTACCCTTTTTGTTGAGATTTTGGATCAACTAGTAAACATGTATGTGAATACCAATTTCCATGATCAAGATGGTGAATAAGCTGAAATATATTATGGCATGAACCAAGATGGCTATCCCACTTGTGCACATGTTGCCAAACTCTATCACCCTTGTCCTCGTTGGCAATTGGAACATCATCCCTGGCGACAAGAGGATAAACAAGACCACTGCAACAACGATTGGTCCCCAATCTGCATTCGAAAGCAGACTCATTTCTCTTTCTTTGTCCAACTTCTCTTTCAATACCTTGTATTTTATGTAAGGCTTAGGGTTTTCTTGGTGGCGAAGAAGGGGATGATGTGCTGAACTTAGTCAAAGAAGATATATGGTATGCAAATGCTAGTGGGTTCGCTTTATGGAGAACGAAAGAAATTCCTTTGCTTCCATTAGCATTTaataattgtttcatttcaaGACTTCTTTCAGCCTCCTTTATTGCTTTATTAAAGATATTCATATGTGATATTAGAAATTATAAATAGAGATACAAATGCACGTGTAAAGTTGTGATCTTTGCTTTAAAATCTTATTTGCTAATTGTGACTGTAATATCCAAATGGATAGTTGCGTCACGTTTGGATAATAAAGTGCTAGAATCGTGGCGCGCTATGGTCAGTTTGAATTCAAAGATATTCTAAAATCTTCAATTAGATTCCACCTTCAAATTTTATAGAAGATTGAATGAGcgtaaaattattatatatatttcttttagttGCGTGTTTggtaataaaaatggaaaaattttaaaaaatatatattttttcattgattaatagagttaaaaaataagaaaaaaatttaaaataaaacgcATGTATAATTTTgcactaatttaaatttttttcattttatctcCTCTTATCATTAAAATTTGTCACGATTTATTTTATGCATTAGGATGAAAAATAGTCATTACTTTTTTACATTCTTCCACTTTTTCACTCAACCAAGTAGGCTTTAAGTTTTATTGAAAAACATTCTTATTGAAAttgctaaaatattattttacctaaaattctcgaaaattttcgatttgtCTTAAGATATAAATTTGGAAAAGTTTGCTCTCGGTATAAGATCAagatttttgatatatttttaatttgcaaGAAATGGGATGTCCTTAGAgtgataaattaatttaacattttatttttagagttttgaACTTAATCGGGTAACACTTTGAAGTAAGGGTAAAACATTAATTGTTCCTATCATGCGTATTTATGAAAATTGGCATACATTAATTCttaattattaaagttttgtAAGGGAGAGTGGTGATAAGATGAGATTTAAGCCATTCGATCCATTATTTAAAGTGGGCCATcttaaaacttgatttttttttcacttttcctTAGCATTTTAGAAATCACCAAAATAAGATAAAAAGGGTTCACCCCTTCACTTTTTGCCACATCTTGTTTCCTTTAAGTCTAGAATTtagaaataattaggggttaaattgaaagataCTATAAGTTTGCGGCTTTTATTGGAAAATAAGTAAAGTTTGATAGCTAATTTGGACATAGTTGAGTTCCAATTGTGATTCTATTGGATGAGAACCAATTGGTTCGATAGTGGGTGACAAAATGATTACCAATGAATGGTTTTTATAGGGTTGATAGCCATGCAtgaagggctataaatagctgAGAAATGAACCCCCAAGGTGAGTTTTTCTCAGTTCtgcttaaattttcttttattcttcatcTTCTTCGTTGCTCCGAAGAAGAGATAATTATGGTAAGCTTTGCATGAAGCGATGATTATGGGATCTGAGTTGCAAAAGTACAGAATCTTGTGAGTTGGTAAGGTTGTAAGTCCTTCAATGTTcgtaaatttaagaaataaagttAATAATTTTCAGAACCATTGAAGGGTTTTGCATGTTTTTGGAAAATGAGTTTTTAAGTTGGAATGTTATGTTTAATTTATGAatttggttgtcatgcttagcttcCAAGATAATGGAAGCTCTGGTGTTCTGAAAAGCTAAGCTGATGAGTCAAAGAAGTATCAGGTGAAATTTTATACTCCATTCCTGGGATGCTGTATGTCTGACATCAATCTATGATTGAGTTCTATAATGATGCATGGCCTCTACTGATTGTGAATGCTAAGCATGTATAATAATTCATAGGTATGTGAGTATCCCCGTATTAATTTAGATATCCATGAAAGAATTATGATTTCACATCTAAAAGATAACGTACTCTACGATAATATGTTATTGAAATGCATGTATTGCATGTTTATAAAGGTGGAGTAAGAAGAGAGAAATATTAATGGGTTAGATGAAGTTATGATCGGGGAAATGAAATTTTCGTTAGAATTTGCAATCCCATGTTGCAAGGTACAAAGTGTGATGTACGAAGCTCTGGGCCTTCTAGAGGGCACACTAAGGTGTTCAAGCATCAATGTTAGAAATGGATAAATGGAGGAATAGGTAGATAGATAGGGAAATGGAATTTTCGTTAGATTTCGTAATCCAATGTTATTAGATACAATCAGTGATGTGTGAAGCTTCATGCATTGTAGAGGGGACATTTTAGTGTTCGATCATCAATGATAAATGTGAGACAGAATGATATGAATGGCTCACTAGAGTGACACTATGATGAAGATTTAAAGGTTCCATAGAGCAACACCTTAATGGCAATTTGCAGGCTCTATATGGCAACACAGCGGCAATGATAAGGTTCTATGGGAAACTCCTCAAAGAGGTTTAAGGTGTAAAACCATAAATCAGCTATGACAACCAATGGAGTCTGTGAAAACACTAAACATGGGatatatcatgtaagaccatagctcaactATGACAACTAGTATAGTCTATCAGGATAGTAAACACGAGATAATCCGTTAAGACAATAAACACCAAAAAGTCAGCTAAGATATTAAACATGGGtatgatgtgtaagaccataactcgaCCATGTTAATAAATGGAGTCTATTAGGACAATAAACACAGGGTAGTCTGCCAGGATGATAAACATGAATAGTCTGCTAGGACAATAAAAATAGGGTAGTTtgccaggacattaaacatggatAGTCTGCTAGGACAATAAAAATGGGGTTGTCCGCCAAGATGGTAATTAAAGGAGCAATCATGCAAGGAAAaatttcaaagtgttgataagcGATAGCTAGCTATCAAGTTTGAGGAATCCGctgaaaaaggaaaaactattaGAAATGGAAAAAGCCTACCAAAACGATAAGTAAGAAAGTTGGTAGGAGGAACTCGGTAGGGCATATAGTGGTAACATAGCTAGAATAAGTTATATGAATGCCATGCTGATAATGTCTTGTATAtaggaaaaaaaagagaggaattaTTTGTGGGTCACAGGTAAGGTTCCATCATTAAGAATCACTGGAAAGTACTCAAGGAAACTCAATATGTTAAAAGCAGGTCTTAGAAGAGTAACGAGAGATGTACTCCCAACATAAGGCTTCGATAAAATTGTAGTTTTTGCGAGGAGACACAAATGTATATATTGCAAATAGTATAATCAGTAAAAGGGGTTAGTGTTAACATAAGGATAAAACGAGGTGTTAATAGGGATAATCTAATTGACAAATATGTTTGTCAAAATTATTCCTCTTTGAGGGGAATCTATTGCGAGTATAACTGCCATAGAATTAGTTTTGTAGAGAACCATCATGCAAGAGCAAACATAAACTCACAAGGTCACACAGATAATAGTCTGTCGAAGGCTAAAGGTCAAAACGGTCCACTGTAAATAGACATGTTACACCTTAAAAGCAAGGTATTGCAGATAGGGTGAATTACGAGGAAGTAATGCAACCCCTCCAACACGAATGTAGGGTGAAATTAGATTTATTTCGATTGAGTGACATGAACCTTGATTAGTCATCATGACTGAGGGGAGGTCAGCAAGTCCTACGGGATTATAGTAAGAAAAAAGAGCCTACCAAGGACTAGTTAGATTTCAAATAAACAAAGGGGCACCAAGGCCGAGAGTTTGAAAGGGCAATCTTATAAATATATGGCGAAAGAAAGAACGTAGGCGAATAAAAGATGGGGTCCGTAATTATTTTGAGACATTTGACgagtggaaacacaaaaatatacacactttttcatgtcctttttaactcaaattcatacagtttcggtaaaattattgtcgaaaaatatataaatattatacaataattattttgtacttaaataattaacataatgaattttaattaattttataataattcttgattaattttgattactTTCGACATATTTGCACAAAGGAtgaaaattggctcggcaaaCACTGCTAGAAGTTCAAAACCGAGAagtaatttgaagtatcaaggcgaattaattttcAGCCTAAGTTAgtcaaattatgtgtattaattcattatataattaattttattttatatccaatttaatttggattaaataaattattattaattaattatgaaaaagtggtccaatCGAGTCGAACCGAGTGAACCAAACTGAACAAGAAGTGGAAAGCCCAAAAATGTCCATATGCTAACCCAAATTAGCTTATTGGCTAATTATTTagcttgcaaaaaggcccttgaaTACTTGTTCAACTTCAAGTTGCAAACAAACCCTTTCaaaattggtggctttatagatttgccctaAGTCTAAATTAGCAAaattgaaactatcaaccttgccacatgtgtggctggccaagggaggactctttggctgataattttagctattttagtagccctcttcagctataaaaacccccttaggctggtTATTTGAAAAACATCTCAAGCATTCacctcttttctctcttctctccacattctctcttcttttccattccaaattcccttgctctcttgccgatttctcctcttgaaaaaggggcattcatcagccatttggagcagcaattaagtgttcatagtagccttggtcgacgaggacaacggagaaggaagaacggagcaaactagtcaagccacagaaaaacaccggatttgattcttgttccctatctctttaatttttgttgtttttatgatgaacatatctatgaatatttattttttttggaatgtttaatttaatcaatttagcttgaatttaattcatgttaggttgattgcatttcgttttctgaaattgtgtttatgttgttagaGGCCccagtaagatgcttgattaagtaaaatcatgactaagttattcctgcattacaattgtgaggtagctaatgaattaattatttaaatggattgaaattgtaattaatagacatagtacttaatcagtgcatgtttaatcatctaaagtagccgagggttaaat
This window of the Gossypium hirsutum isolate 1008001.06 chromosome A09, Gossypium_hirsutum_v2.1, whole genome shotgun sequence genome carries:
- the LOC107890232 gene encoding uncharacterized protein; translated protein: MSLLSNADWGPIVVAVVLFILLSPGMMFQLPTRTRVIEFGNMCTSGIAILVHAIIYFSLFTILIMEIGIHIHVY